The segment AAGCCAACTAACCCAAAAACCACTAATTTTAAAAATCGCCCCAGATATGAGTATTGATGCGGCTATATCGCTTTGCTTATCTGCTACAAATGTTGGATTTAAAGGGCTAATAATCAACAACACAAGCGTGGATTACTCCCTTAGCCATAATGCCAAAGATTTTGGTGGTCTAAGTGGCCAACTTATCAAAAACAAGAGCAAAGAGCTATTTAAAGAGGTTGCCAAAGAACTTTTTGGTAAGGCGATTTTGATTAGCTGTGGCGGAATAGATAACGCAAATGAAGCTTATGAACGCATCAAAATGGGTGCGAATTTGATACAGATATACACTAGTTTTATCTATGAAGGCCCTAGTATCTGTAAAAATATAAATAACCAACTACTAAATTTAGCCCTAAGCGATGGATATGAGAATATCTCTCAAGCTGTTGGCGTAGATATAAGGAGATAAATGCTACCAAAATTCAGCAAAATCACCCTAGAAAATGGATTTGAGATCTATCACACTCCACTTAATCTAGGCTCAAATGTCATTAGCATAGATCTATACTATAAGGTTGGCTCTAGAAACGAAACAATGGGTAAAAGTGGAATCGCACATATGCTAGAGCATCTAAATTTCAAAAGCACAGACAATAGAAAAGCTGGAGAATTTGATCAGATAGTAAAGGGTTTTGGCGGGATTAATAACGCTAGTACCGGATTTGATTTTACTCACTATTTTATCAAATGCTCAAGCCAAAATTTAGATACTTCACTAGAGCTTTATGCTGATACTATGTCAAATTTAAGCCTTAGAGAAGATGAGTTTTTGCCTGAGCGTGATGTGGTTTTAGAAGAGCGTAGATGGCGCACAGATAATAATCCAACTGGAATGCTATATTTTAGACTATTTAACCACGCTTTCATCTATCATCCATATCACTGGACTCCGATTGGATTTATCAATGATATCCAAAACTGGACTATAGATGATATTCGCAATTTTTGGTCTATATATTATCAACCACAAAATGCCTTTTTGATGATTACTGGCGATATCGATAAAGAGAGTGCCTTTAATCTAGGTAAAAAGCATTTTGAAAATATCCAAAATCGCTGCGCTATCCCTACTCTACACTGCATAGAACCCGAACAAAATGGTGAAAAATCCCTAATAATTCGCAAACAAAGCGATGTGGATATGATAGCAATAGCCTATAAAATTCCACCATTTAACCACGAAGACCAAACTGCATTAAGCGCCATTGGCGAATACCTATCAAGTGGCAAAAGCTCTCTTTTTGAGCGAATTTTAATTGATAAATTAAATTTAGTAAATCAAATTTATGCCTATCCTATGGAGAGTATCGATGAGAATTTATTTATAATTATCGCTATTTGCAACCCTGGCATAAAAGCCAAAATAGTCAAAAAAGAGATCTTAAAACTATTAAAACAACTAAAAACTAGAGATATTGACGCTGATGAGCTAACTAAGATTAAAAATTGCTTAAAAAGCAACTTTATCTACTCTCTAAGTAGTGCTAGCAAGCTAGCTAATCTATATGGAAGTTATATCGCAAGGGGTGATATAGAGCCACTTTGGCAACTCTCAGATAGAACTAGCAGACTCACTACTCAAGATATCAAAGAGTGTGCTAGTAGATATTTTAACAAAGACAAATCAACTACAATTATACTAAAAGGAACCAAATGAAAAAGAGTATTTATGGAGCGATGACAGCTCTAGTAACGCCTTTTAAAAATGGTAAAATAGATGAAAATAGCTATGAAAAGCTTATAAAACGACAGATTAAATATGGCATTGACGCAGTTGTGCCTGTAGGAACTACGGGCGAGAGTGCGACTCTTACTCATGATGAGCATAGAATATGTATAGAGATAGCTGTAAATGCGTGTAAAGGTAGCAATGTCAAAGTGCTAGCCGGAGCTGGAAGCAACGCTACTCACGAAGCTATAGGTCTAGCTGAATTCGCTCAAAAATGTGGCGCTGATGGTATATTATCAGTGGCTCCATACTACAATAAACCAACCCAAGAAGGATTATATCAACACTACAAAGCTATATCCAAATCAGTAGATATACCTATCTTGCTATACAATGTCCCATCTAGAACGGGATGTGATATATTGCCAGAGACAATTATAAGATTATTTAATGATTGTGATAATATCTATGGAGTTAAAGAGGCTAGTGGCAATATAGAAAGATGCGTTGATATCCTAGCTCATGAGCCTAGAATTTATCTATTGAGCGGTGATGATAGTATCAACTATCCTGTGCTAAGCAATGGCGGTAAAGGTGTTATCTCAGTAACATCAAATTTATTACCTGATCAGACTTCAGCACTTACTAAATACGCTTTGGATAATGAGTTTTTAAAAGCAAAAGAGATCAACGATAAACTATATAATATCAACAAAATTCTATTTTGCGAATCAAACCCTATACCTATTAAAGCAGCTATGTATATAGCTGGGTTAATAGATACTTTAGAGTATAGGCTTCCACTTGTAGCACCAAGTGAGCAAAATCTCAAAAAGATAGAATCAGTAATGAAAAATTATGATATAAAAGGATTTTAATGAATTGTTATCATGAAGAATTTAAAGGCAAGACCTTAGTTATCAGCGGCGGAACTAGAGGAATTGGTAGGGCTATTGTGCTTGAATTTGCTAAATATGGCACCAATATCGCATTTACCTACAACTCAAATGAAGAGATGGCTAAAAATCAAGCTTTGGAGCTAGAAAGAGATTTTGGGATAAAGGCTAGAGCTTATGCTCTAAATATCTTAGAGCCTGAAACTTATAAAGAGCTATTTTTAGAGATTGATAAGGATTTTGATAGAATTGACTTTTTTGTATCAAATGCAATTATCTCGGGTCGTGCGGTAGCTGGTGGATATACTAAATTTATGAAGCTAAAACCTCGTGGAATAAACAATATATTTACCGCTACCGTTAATGCCTTTGTAGTTGGCTCTCAAGAAGCAGCCAAAAGGATGGAAAAGGTAGGCGGTGGTAGCATTATCAGTCTAAGCTCTACTGGAAATTTAGTCTATATAGAGCATTATAGCGGACATGGCACAGCCAAAGCCGCAGTAGAAGCTATGGCTAGATACGCAGCAACAGAGCTTGGAGAGAAAAATATAAGAGTCAATGTCGTAAGCGGTGGCCCTATAGAGACAGACGCCCTAAGAGCCTTTACAAATTATGAAGAGGTTAGAGACGCCACAGCAGCGCTAAGCCCACTTGGTCGCATGGGGCAGCCAACAGATTTGGCTGGGGCTTGCCTATTTTTGTGTAGCTCAAAGGCTAGTTGGGTAACTGGGCATACATTTATAATAGATGGCGGTACTACATTTAAATGATGAATTTACCAAATTCTCTAGCTATTTTTCGCATACTTTTGGCGCCATTGATGTTCTATTTTTTGTTACAAATCAATGGAAATAATAACGAAGTAGAGATTAGTTGGCTTAACTACTTTTGTGCTTTGACCTTTGTGGTGGCTAGTATTACTGATTTTTTTGATGGATATATAGCTAGAAGCTGGAATCAAAAGACAAAATTAGGTGCAATACTAGATCCATTAGCTGATAAAATGCTGATTTTAGCGGCTTTTTTGGGTCTTATGATAATAGATAGAGCCAATGCGTGGGCTGTGTATATAATACTTGTTAGAGAGTTTTTCATTACTGGATTTAGGGTAGTTATGGCGAGTGAAAGTATCGATGTAAGTGCATCCATAGCTGGTAAGGTCAAAACCATCATGCAGATGGTGGCCATAGGATTTTTATCCATGCAGTGGTGGGGCGGTGAGATTTTGTTATGGATTGCTGTAGCTATCACGCTATATTCTGGTTATGAATATATACACGCATATATAAAACATATAAGAAAAATTTAAATTTTGGAGAGATAGATGAAAAATATCCTTGCTATTTTATTTGTTACTTTTGTTTTTATAGGTTGTTCTGGCGATAAAAATACAAAAGATAAATTAAGAATCGCAACCGAAGGCACATATAATCCATTTTCATATCATGATGAGAGTGGTAAATTAGTAGGCTATGATGTTGAAGTGATAGCAGAAGCGGCCAAAAGAGCTGGATTTGAGATTGAATTTCATGAGACAAATTGGGATGCGATATTTTCTGGATTAAACTCAAATCGCTTTGATATGATAGCTAATCAAATAAGCGATGCGGATCCTAAAAGAGCCGAGCTTTACACACTAAGTGATCCATATATAGTTACTTCAGCTGCCATAGCAGTAAGAGCTAATGATAATAGCATCAACTCACTAAGCGATATTAAAGGCAAAAATATTGCTCAAGCAATGGGAAGCAACTACTATGAAACTGCTATCAAAAATGGAGCAAATATAATCTTAGTTGATGGCTTAGCACCCGCCATTAAAGCTGTAAGTCAAGGTAGAGCTGACGCTACTATGAATGATAAATTAGCGATTTTAAACTACTTAAAAACAACTGGCGATAAAAATATTAAAATCGCATTTGATACAGGCGATGGCACTAGAAGTGTCTTTTTGTTTAAAAAAGAGCTAACAGAACAAAGAGATAGAATCAACAAAGCCTTAGAATCTATGAAAAAAGATGGCACCCTAAAACAAATTTCAGAAAAATATTTTGGAATGGATGTTAGTGAGTAGCTATATTGAAGCTTTTATACCTATGCTTAAAGGGGCGATCTTATATACGATTCCCCTTAGCGTTATATCTTTTATTTGTGGTATAGCTATAGGGGTGATTGTCGCACTAATTCGCATTAATCACAGCAAAAATACAATATCAAATTTGCTTAAATTACTCTCTCAATTCTATGTATCTATAATCAGAGGAACTCCGCTTTTGGTTCAGCTATTTATAATTTTTTATGGTTTGCCAAATATCGGCGTAACGCTAAATCCATTTATTAGCGCTATAATCGCTTTTAGCCTTAGCATTGGTGCGTATAGCAGCGAAACTATCAGAGCTAGTATATTAGCAGTGCCAAAGGGCCAATGGGAGGCTGGTTGGAGCATTGGACTAACTAATAGCGATACTTTTATTAAAATCATAGCACCGCAAGCTCTTAAAATAGCCTTGCCGACTCTATCTAATACCTTTATAGCGCTTATTAAAGATACATCTTTAGCTTCAGTGGTTTTGGTAGCCGAGCTATTCCGCCAAGCTCAAACTATAGCCTCACAAAATTATGAATTCCTAAGAGTATATTCTCAAGCTGCTTTGATATATTGGGTTATATGTATCGGACTTGGGTATATTCAGACACGCCTTGAAGCTAAATTTAGTAAGCATTTATAAGAGGAAAATATGCTACAAATAAAAGATATTAATAAACAAATAGCCTCTCACACCATCTTATCAAATATCAGTTTTGATATCAAAAAAGGTGAAATAATAGCAATTATCGGCCCAAGCGGAAGTGGCAAGACAACACTTCTTCGCTCATTAAACTACCTTGAAGCACCAGATAGCGGGATTTTGGAATTTAGCGATGGGAGTTTAAAAATTGATTTTAAACAGCATCCAAATAAGCAAGAAATCCTAAATTTAAGACGCAAAATGGGGATGGTCTTTCAATCTTATAATCTATTTGCCCACCTAAATGCTACGCAAAATATCACCCAAGGGCTAATCAGTGTCCAAAAAATGCCAAAAGAAAAGGCTATTGAGATTGCTTTAAATTTACTAAATAAATTTGGCCTAAAAGATAGAGCCAACGCCTATCCAAGCTCACTTAGTGGTGGTCAGCAACAACGAGTCGCAATAGCTAGAGCTGTGGCTTTAAAGCCTGATATTTTGCTACTTGATGAGCCTACAAGCGCACTTGACAAAGAGCTAGTAAGTGAAGTTTTATCCACGCTTAAAATGTTAGCCAATGAGCATCAAACGATGATTTTGGTAACTCATGAGCTTAAATTTGCCAAAGATATTGCTGATAAAATTATATTTTTAGAAGGCGGTAAAATCATAACTATACAACCACCAAAAGAGTTTTTTGAAGCGCAAGATAATCCGAGAATTATCAAATTTATAGGCGATTTACACCAGTAATGCAAGCAACTCAAAAGGGATTTATCTTAGCTTTAGCCACATTTATTATGTGGGGTGTATTCCCTGTATTTTTCAAATTCATCCAAGGCATTAGCGCCACTGAGGTTTTAGCTCATAGAATTATCTGGTCATCGGTGATTTTATTTATTGTGCTTATAGTCACAAAAAAGCTAACAAGCCTAAAAAGAATCGCAAAAATCAAAAAAGTCATCCTAACCCTAGCTATCACAGGAATTTTAATCGCAAGTAATTGGGGGATATTTATCTACGCAATTAATCAAAATGAAATTTTAGCCACCAGCCTTGGATACTTCATCAATCCGCTTTTTTCTATACTTCTTGGTGCGATAATATTAAAAGAAGAGCTAAGCCCGGCTTTAAAACTCTCTATATTTATCGTTTTTATAGCTATTGGTATTCAAATTTACGCCCTTGGCAAAATGCCTTTTATCTCTATTATGCTGCCTTTGTCATTTGCTTTATATGGGCTTTTGCGTAAAAGACTTGGGGTTAGAACTTTTGAGGGGTTATTTATAGAAACTATGATTTTATCGCCATTTGCTCTAATATATCTAATATATTTAAGCTTAGTTTCTAGTAGCGAATTTGGATTAAATTTCAATGGTATTATGCTATTTTTGAGTGGATTTATCACTATTTTACCACTTCTAACTTTCAACGCTAGCACCAAATATCTCAAGCTCTCTACAATTGGATTTTTACAATACATAAGCCCAACTTTAAGTATGCTTATTGCTGTTTTTGTCTATAATGAGATCCTTGATCTGTATAAAATCATTAGCTTTGTGTTAATATGGATTAGCCTTGCGATTGCCGCAATATCAAATTTAAGGAGAAAAAATGTCACAAAATGATCTAATTATAATGGCCCTAGCGGTGTTAATAGTAGGAGTTATACTATACAAACAGATAAATAAAGTTACCCAAAATATCACAATCAATGACGAAAATCCAAATTTAGCCTACTCTAAATTCTGCTCTGCGATAGATGATCAAATAGATATCTTACGCCAAAAAGCATTAGAAAATCAGATATTAAATCAAGATAATAAAGATGAAATTTTAGAGAATTTAAGTGATTTTAGCAAAGAGCTTGTATTTATAGAATCGCTAAATTCCAAAGAGAGTGATAAATGGCAAGAGAAGCTCTTTGGACTTCTTAGTAGGATTGATGAGTTTGTAGAGCAAAACTTCATTAACGGCAAAGATATTGCTAGAGATATCAAAGATAATCTAAAAATTGAATTTGATAAACTCGGATTAGATAGAGGCTAGAATCTAGCCTTTTGAGCAATTATACGATTATAAGCATCTATGATTCTAGTGGTCTGTATCTCGCCACTTTTAACCGCATTGAAAATCGCATCATTTAAGGCCTTTATAGAGTTGGTTTTGTTATAAAAATACTCACTCACTAACAAAATATCCACCCCAGCCCTTATAGCCTTTATAGCATTCTCTTCTAAGCTACCACCAAGAGCCTTCATCAGCATATCATCGCTTATCACAACCCCTTCAAAGCCTAGGCTATCTTTTAATAAATTTGTAATAACTTGGCGAGATAGCGTAGCTGGATTAGAGTCATCGATAGCCGGAATCACCATATGTCCGACCATTATAAATTTAGCTTTCTTGCGCTTTATTAGCTCATAATATGGCTTAATCTCATCAAAATCAAAGTTATCTACGATAGTTTTTACCTTATGCGTATCAGCTGGTGCGTTGCCATGACCTGGAAAGTGCTTTAATACACTAGCGATATTGTGAGCCTCAAATGCATTTATAAACTCATTTGCGTATGCGATAACTTCATCAGCATTAGTGCTAAATGCCCTTTGCTTTTGACCAATTATAGGTGAGATATCATTGTGCAAATCAACAACCGGAGCGAAATTCATATTTATCCCAAGGCTTTTTAGCTGACTTGCCATATCGTTATAAAGCTCATTTGCGATGGTTAAATTCATATCGCTACCTACCTTATAAGCTGATGGAAAATGCTTAAAATCACTAAATTTATTAAATCTACTAATTTTGCCACCCTCTTCATCGATAGCGACAAATAAAGGCTGCTTTGGCGAAGCTGAGTTGAGATAGCTTATTAAATTTTTTAACCCATCTTTACTACTTATGTTTCTAGCTAATATCATCACGCCGCCTATTCTAGCGTTTTTGATATCTAGCCTTAATTGCCTAACCCACTCATCATTAGCGTTATTGCCATTAAATCCCACCATAATCATCTGGCCGATCATATTTCTAAGCTCTTTGTCGCTTGAATTACCAAAAGCAAAAATCGCAAATATCAATAATATAATAATCTTTC is part of the Campylobacter lanienae NCTC 13004 genome and harbors:
- the rarD gene encoding EamA family transporter RarD; translated protein: MQATQKGFILALATFIMWGVFPVFFKFIQGISATEVLAHRIIWSSVILFIVLIVTKKLTSLKRIAKIKKVILTLAITGILIASNWGIFIYAINQNEILATSLGYFINPLFSILLGAIILKEELSPALKLSIFIVFIAIGIQIYALGKMPFISIMLPLSFALYGLLRKRLGVRTFEGLFIETMILSPFALIYLIYLSLVSSSEFGLNFNGIMLFLSGFITILPLLTFNASTKYLKLSTIGFLQYISPTLSMLIAVFVYNEILDLYKIISFVLIWISLAIAAISNLRRKNVTK
- a CDS encoding transporter substrate-binding domain-containing protein; amino-acid sequence: MKNILAILFVTFVFIGCSGDKNTKDKLRIATEGTYNPFSYHDESGKLVGYDVEVIAEAAKRAGFEIEFHETNWDAIFSGLNSNRFDMIANQISDADPKRAELYTLSDPYIVTSAAIAVRANDNSINSLSDIKGKNIAQAMGSNYYETAIKNGANIILVDGLAPAIKAVSQGRADATMNDKLAILNYLKTTGDKNIKIAFDTGDGTRSVFLFKKELTEQRDRINKALESMKKDGTLKQISEKYFGMDVSE
- the dapA gene encoding 4-hydroxy-tetrahydrodipicolinate synthase, with translation MKKSIYGAMTALVTPFKNGKIDENSYEKLIKRQIKYGIDAVVPVGTTGESATLTHDEHRICIEIAVNACKGSNVKVLAGAGSNATHEAIGLAEFAQKCGADGILSVAPYYNKPTQEGLYQHYKAISKSVDIPILLYNVPSRTGCDILPETIIRLFNDCDNIYGVKEASGNIERCVDILAHEPRIYLLSGDDSINYPVLSNGGKGVISVTSNLLPDQTSALTKYALDNEFLKAKEINDKLYNINKILFCESNPIPIKAAMYIAGLIDTLEYRLPLVAPSEQNLKKIESVMKNYDIKGF
- the pgsA gene encoding CDP-diacylglycerol--glycerol-3-phosphate 3-phosphatidyltransferase, with protein sequence MNLPNSLAIFRILLAPLMFYFLLQINGNNNEVEISWLNYFCALTFVVASITDFFDGYIARSWNQKTKLGAILDPLADKMLILAAFLGLMIIDRANAWAVYIILVREFFITGFRVVMASESIDVSASIAGKVKTIMQMVAIGFLSMQWWGGEILLWIAVAITLYSGYEYIHAYIKHIRKI
- a CDS encoding amino acid ABC transporter ATP-binding protein; translation: MLQIKDINKQIASHTILSNISFDIKKGEIIAIIGPSGSGKTTLLRSLNYLEAPDSGILEFSDGSLKIDFKQHPNKQEILNLRRKMGMVFQSYNLFAHLNATQNITQGLISVQKMPKEKAIEIALNLLNKFGLKDRANAYPSSLSGGQQQRVAIARAVALKPDILLLDEPTSALDKELVSEVLSTLKMLANEHQTMILVTHELKFAKDIADKIIFLEGGKIITIQPPKEFFEAQDNPRIIKFIGDLHQ
- a CDS encoding enoyl-ACP reductase, whose product is MNCYHEEFKGKTLVISGGTRGIGRAIVLEFAKYGTNIAFTYNSNEEMAKNQALELERDFGIKARAYALNILEPETYKELFLEIDKDFDRIDFFVSNAIISGRAVAGGYTKFMKLKPRGINNIFTATVNAFVVGSQEAAKRMEKVGGGSIISLSSTGNLVYIEHYSGHGTAKAAVEAMARYAATELGEKNIRVNVVSGGPIETDALRAFTNYEEVRDATAALSPLGRMGQPTDLAGACLFLCSSKASWVTGHTFIIDGGTTFK
- a CDS encoding amino acid ABC transporter permease, coding for MSSYIEAFIPMLKGAILYTIPLSVISFICGIAIGVIVALIRINHSKNTISNLLKLLSQFYVSIIRGTPLLVQLFIIFYGLPNIGVTLNPFISAIIAFSLSIGAYSSETIRASILAVPKGQWEAGWSIGLTNSDTFIKIIAPQALKIALPTLSNTFIALIKDTSLASVVLVAELFRQAQTIASQNYEFLRVYSQAALIYWVICIGLGYIQTRLEAKFSKHL
- a CDS encoding glycoside hydrolase family 3 N-terminal domain-containing protein, encoding MRKIIILLIFAIFAFGNSSDKELRNMIGQMIMVGFNGNNANDEWVRQLRLDIKNARIGGVMILARNISSKDGLKNLISYLNSASPKQPLFVAIDEEGGKISRFNKFSDFKHFPSAYKVGSDMNLTIANELYNDMASQLKSLGINMNFAPVVDLHNDISPIIGQKQRAFSTNADEVIAYANEFINAFEAHNIASVLKHFPGHGNAPADTHKVKTIVDNFDFDEIKPYYELIKRKKAKFIMVGHMVIPAIDDSNPATLSRQVITNLLKDSLGFEGVVISDDMLMKALGGSLEENAIKAIRAGVDILLVSEYFYNKTNSIKALNDAIFNAVKSGEIQTTRIIDAYNRIIAQKARF
- a CDS encoding M16 family metallopeptidase; this translates as MLPKFSKITLENGFEIYHTPLNLGSNVISIDLYYKVGSRNETMGKSGIAHMLEHLNFKSTDNRKAGEFDQIVKGFGGINNASTGFDFTHYFIKCSSQNLDTSLELYADTMSNLSLREDEFLPERDVVLEERRWRTDNNPTGMLYFRLFNHAFIYHPYHWTPIGFINDIQNWTIDDIRNFWSIYYQPQNAFLMITGDIDKESAFNLGKKHFENIQNRCAIPTLHCIEPEQNGEKSLIIRKQSDVDMIAIAYKIPPFNHEDQTALSAIGEYLSSGKSSLFERILIDKLNLVNQIYAYPMESIDENLFIIIAICNPGIKAKIVKKEILKLLKQLKTRDIDADELTKIKNCLKSNFIYSLSSASKLANLYGSYIARGDIEPLWQLSDRTSRLTTQDIKECASRYFNKDKSTTIILKGTK